The Allocatelliglobosispora scoriae genome contains a region encoding:
- a CDS encoding S66 peptidase family protein: MTLHPAPLQAGDAVALVCPAGPVPHDRLDIAVGVLASWGLEVRVAPHVRLKHDTYLAGTDEQRLGDLNAALADPEIRGVLAVRGGYGMQRIVDRVDFDAVRRDPKLVMGFSDITALHLALWAETGLATVLGPVVAQFDKGADSPTTLGARHSLMSAEPVEVRADPAESTASVRVGGVATGTLIGGNLCLIDATIGTRHSPELDGAILLIEDVFEAPYKVDRMLTHLLRSGLLDRVAGVAVGQFTDCADGWPVTAAEVIGERLGGLGVPVLGGLPIGHGVDNIAIGHGVQATLDATAGTLTVAPATHDPRNS, from the coding sequence GTGACCCTCCACCCCGCTCCGCTCCAGGCCGGCGACGCCGTTGCCCTCGTCTGCCCCGCTGGTCCCGTGCCGCACGACCGGCTCGACATCGCCGTCGGCGTCCTCGCCTCATGGGGTCTGGAGGTCAGGGTCGCCCCACACGTACGCCTGAAGCACGACACCTACCTCGCCGGCACCGATGAGCAGCGGCTCGGGGACCTCAACGCCGCGCTCGCCGACCCGGAGATCCGCGGCGTGCTCGCCGTCCGGGGCGGTTACGGCATGCAGCGCATCGTCGACCGCGTCGACTTCGACGCCGTTCGCCGCGACCCGAAGCTCGTCATGGGCTTCTCCGACATCACCGCCCTGCACCTGGCGCTGTGGGCGGAGACCGGCCTCGCCACCGTGCTCGGCCCGGTCGTGGCGCAGTTCGACAAGGGCGCCGACTCGCCCACGACGCTCGGTGCCCGGCACAGCCTCATGTCGGCCGAGCCCGTCGAGGTGCGGGCCGATCCGGCCGAGTCCACCGCGTCGGTACGGGTCGGCGGCGTCGCCACCGGCACCCTGATCGGCGGCAACCTCTGCCTGATCGACGCGACGATCGGCACCCGGCACTCACCGGAGCTGGACGGCGCGATCCTGCTGATCGAGGACGTCTTCGAGGCTCCCTACAAGGTGGACCGGATGCTGACGCACCTGCTCCGCAGCGGCCTGCTCGACCGGGTCGCCGGTGTCGCGGTGGGCCAGTTCACCGACTGCGCCGACGGCTGGCCGGTCACCGCGGCGGAGGTGATCGGCGAACGTCTGGGCGGGTTGGGCGTACCGGTGCTGGGTGGTCTGCCGATCGGCCACGGCGTCGACAACATCGCGATCGGGCACGGCGTCCAGGCGACCCTCGACGCCACCGCGGGCACCCTCACGGTCGCCCCCGCCACCCATGATCCCCGCAACTCCTGA
- a CDS encoding tyrosine-protein phosphatase codes for MTTEPRDRSIRFAAVFNFRDVGGLTTAAGQTVKHRRLFRADTLSRLADADREAYNALGVRTVIDLRRHEEVLSGRAPEWAAPTYIHHHIDHPYWNRADYREELGVVAFLSDRYRELTTHGARDLAQIVEVIADPESGPVVVHCVAGKDRTGTVIALTLELLGVPDEEIAADYALTERSEDAYSRWASVNVPGFAEAPPVPYYVSTPGEAMLNTLSHLRAEHGTITNYLVNAGLKPQSIESLRAKLLDEPR; via the coding sequence GTGACCACCGAACCCCGCGACCGTTCCATCCGCTTCGCCGCGGTCTTCAACTTCCGCGACGTCGGCGGGCTCACGACCGCCGCCGGACAGACGGTGAAGCACCGCCGGCTGTTCCGCGCCGACACGCTGTCGAGACTCGCGGACGCCGATCGGGAGGCGTACAACGCGCTGGGCGTACGCACGGTCATCGATCTACGCAGGCATGAGGAGGTGCTGAGCGGACGGGCACCGGAGTGGGCCGCGCCGACCTACATCCACCACCACATCGACCACCCCTACTGGAACAGGGCCGACTACCGCGAGGAGCTCGGGGTGGTGGCCTTTCTCAGCGATCGTTATCGGGAGCTGACCACGCACGGTGCCCGCGACCTGGCGCAGATCGTCGAGGTGATCGCAGATCCGGAGAGCGGGCCGGTCGTGGTGCACTGTGTGGCCGGGAAGGACCGGACCGGAACGGTGATCGCGTTGACGTTGGAGCTGCTCGGGGTGCCCGACGAGGAGATCGCGGCCGATTACGCGCTGACGGAGCGGTCCGAGGACGCCTACTCGCGGTGGGCATCGGTCAATGTGCCCGGGTTCGCGGAGGCGCCGCCGGTGCCCTACTACGTGAGTACGCCCGGCGAAGCGATGCTCAATACGCTGTCGCACCTGCGGGCGGAGCACGGCACGATCACGAACTACCTGGTGAACGCAGGCCTCAAGCCCCAGTCGATCGAATCGCT
- a CDS encoding metallophosphoesterase, with the protein MALYVVGDVHGHLVQLTDALQEAGLIGDSGGWVGGTDKLWFLGDLTDRGPDGIGVIDLIRGLQPQAAAAGGEVGCVIGNHDLLLYGAKLVPNAPVSEVRSVVQVWALNGGQDSDLVGLTPDRQDWIAALPAVALIDDHLLIHADTTGYLEFGDSIAEINAYVRGFVAHPDPATFGIQTRVLFRRFEFLDAKRGITNVKAMLAALGGSRIVHGHSTIPETFGVAPNDVDGPVVYAGGLAVAADTGIALGSACVPVKLT; encoded by the coding sequence ATGGCGCTCTATGTGGTCGGTGATGTCCACGGACATCTCGTCCAGTTGACCGACGCGCTGCAGGAGGCCGGGCTCATCGGCGACTCCGGCGGCTGGGTCGGCGGCACGGACAAGCTGTGGTTTCTCGGCGACCTGACCGACCGCGGCCCCGACGGCATCGGCGTGATCGACCTGATCCGCGGCCTGCAGCCCCAGGCGGCCGCCGCGGGTGGCGAGGTCGGCTGCGTCATCGGCAACCACGACCTGCTGCTCTACGGCGCCAAGCTGGTGCCGAACGCGCCCGTCAGCGAGGTCCGCAGCGTCGTGCAGGTGTGGGCGCTCAACGGCGGCCAGGACTCCGACCTGGTCGGGCTCACCCCCGACCGGCAGGACTGGATCGCCGCCCTGCCCGCCGTCGCGCTCATCGACGACCACCTGCTCATCCACGCCGACACCACGGGCTACCTGGAGTTCGGCGACAGCATCGCCGAGATCAACGCCTACGTCCGGGGATTCGTCGCACACCCCGATCCGGCGACCTTCGGCATCCAGACCCGGGTGCTCTTCCGGCGCTTCGAGTTCCTCGACGCCAAGCGCGGCATCACCAACGTCAAGGCCATGCTGGCGGCGCTGGGCGGCTCGCGGATCGTGCACGGGCACTCGACCATCCCGGAGACCTTCGGCGTCGCACCGAACGATGTGGACGGGCCGGTGGTCTACGCGGGCGGGCTCGCCGTCGCCGCGGACACGGGCATCGCGCTCGGCTCCGCCTGCGTTCCCGTCAAACTAACGTAG
- a CDS encoding type 1 glutamine amidotransferase, with product MATALVIENDPTDDIRRLGEWLTDAGLELSVIRAHAGEELPADLESFNSLIVLGGDQNAYPDDAGQPGAPWFPQMEGLLRKAVRHRVPTLALCLGGQLLAQAHGGLVERAPSGPEIGPGLVARRDQAENDPLFAAVPFAPDVLQWHFDEITELPLMAKLLAASPRFPHQAFRLGDRAWGTQFHIECDTAMFAGWVENNADWLREQGRDPEQLVESVDAVMDDLFEVWQPFARRFADLALGRNVSTQRPSALPLLGNGNGHGH from the coding sequence GTGGCGACCGCACTCGTGATCGAGAACGACCCGACCGATGACATCCGGCGGCTGGGGGAGTGGCTCACCGACGCAGGGCTGGAGCTCTCCGTCATCCGCGCCCACGCGGGCGAGGAGCTCCCCGCCGACCTGGAGTCCTTCAACTCGCTGATCGTGCTCGGCGGCGACCAGAACGCCTACCCCGACGACGCGGGGCAGCCCGGTGCGCCGTGGTTTCCGCAGATGGAGGGGCTGCTGCGCAAGGCGGTCCGGCACCGCGTGCCGACCCTGGCGCTCTGCCTCGGCGGGCAGCTCCTGGCCCAGGCGCACGGCGGCCTGGTCGAGCGCGCGCCGTCCGGGCCGGAGATCGGTCCGGGGCTGGTGGCCCGGCGCGACCAGGCCGAGAACGATCCGCTCTTCGCCGCGGTGCCGTTCGCACCCGACGTACTCCAGTGGCACTTCGACGAGATCACCGAGCTGCCGCTGATGGCGAAGCTGCTCGCCGCCTCGCCCCGCTTCCCGCACCAGGCCTTCCGCCTCGGCGATCGGGCATGGGGCACCCAGTTCCACATCGAGTGCGACACCGCCATGTTCGCCGGGTGGGTCGAGAACAACGCCGACTGGCTGCGCGAGCAGGGCCGCGACCCGGAGCAGCTGGTCGAGTCGGTCGACGCGGTCATGGACGACCTGTTCGAGGTGTGGCAGCCCTTCGCCCGGCGCTTCGCCGACCTCGCCCTGGGCCGGAACGTGTCGACGCAGCGGCCCAGCGCCCTGCCGCTGCTCGGCAACGGCAACGGGCACGGCCACTAG
- the cimA gene encoding citramalate synthase, producing MQIFDTTLRDGAQSEGISYSVADKLAVARLLDEFGVGFIEGGWPGAMPKDTEFFRRAREELELKHAKLVAFGSTRKAGVHVEEDPLVRAMLDTLTPVVCFFAKSDIRHVERALRTTPEENLAMVHDTVSFFVANGRRVFLDCEHFFDGFRYDPDYATEVARAAFGAGAERVVLCDTNGGMLPSWISAAIGDLTARLGVSPSLLGIHCQNDTGCAVANTIAAVEAGVEHVQGTANGYGERPGNADIFAVVANIQLKLGRTVLPDGCLEQMVRVSHAIAEIANIAPDTHQAYVGAAAFAHKAGIHASAIKVDPVLYNHVDPIVVGNDMKILVTEMAGRASIELKSRELGLDLAGRPEVAASVTDQVKQREAEGWSYEAADASFELLVRGALGEITSPFTLESYRVIVEHREDGAVVSEGTVKVRVRGERIIATAEGNGPVNALDEALRTALSKHFPQLASLELTDYKVRILEGSHGTGAITRVLLETTDDLTTWVTVGVHENVVEASWHALVDALTYGLSRTKT from the coding sequence ATGCAGATCTTTGACACCACGCTGCGGGACGGGGCCCAGAGCGAGGGGATCAGCTACTCGGTCGCCGACAAGCTCGCGGTCGCGCGGCTGCTCGACGAGTTCGGTGTGGGTTTCATCGAGGGCGGCTGGCCCGGTGCGATGCCCAAGGACACCGAGTTCTTCCGCAGAGCCCGGGAGGAGCTGGAGCTGAAACACGCCAAGCTCGTCGCTTTCGGCTCCACCCGCAAGGCCGGCGTACACGTCGAAGAGGATCCGCTGGTCCGCGCGATGCTCGACACGCTTACCCCCGTGGTCTGCTTTTTTGCCAAGTCGGACATCCGGCATGTCGAGCGCGCGCTGCGCACCACGCCCGAGGAGAACCTCGCGATGGTGCACGACACGGTGAGCTTCTTCGTCGCCAACGGCCGCCGCGTCTTCCTCGACTGCGAGCACTTCTTCGACGGCTTCCGCTACGACCCGGACTACGCCACCGAGGTGGCCCGGGCGGCGTTCGGCGCGGGTGCGGAACGGGTGGTGCTCTGCGACACCAACGGCGGCATGCTGCCGTCCTGGATCTCCGCCGCGATCGGCGACCTCACCGCCCGGCTCGGCGTCTCGCCCTCGCTGCTCGGCATCCACTGCCAGAACGACACCGGCTGCGCGGTGGCCAATACCATCGCGGCCGTCGAGGCCGGGGTCGAGCACGTTCAAGGCACAGCCAATGGGTACGGCGAGCGTCCGGGCAACGCGGACATCTTCGCTGTCGTGGCCAACATCCAACTCAAGCTCGGGCGGACCGTCCTACCGGACGGGTGCCTGGAACAGATGGTGCGCGTCTCGCATGCCATCGCCGAGATCGCCAATATCGCCCCCGACACCCACCAGGCCTATGTCGGGGCGGCTGCCTTCGCTCACAAGGCGGGCATCCACGCGAGTGCGATCAAAGTCGACCCGGTCCTCTACAACCACGTGGACCCGATCGTGGTCGGCAACGACATGAAGATCCTGGTCACCGAGATGGCCGGCCGGGCCAGCATCGAGCTCAAGAGCCGTGAGCTCGGACTGGACCTGGCCGGACGTCCGGAGGTCGCGGCATCCGTGACCGACCAGGTGAAGCAGCGCGAGGCGGAGGGGTGGTCCTACGAGGCCGCCGACGCCAGCTTCGAGCTGCTGGTCCGCGGTGCTCTCGGTGAGATCACCAGCCCGTTCACGCTGGAGTCCTACCGGGTGATCGTGGAGCATCGCGAGGACGGGGCCGTGGTCAGCGAGGGGACCGTGAAGGTTCGCGTACGCGGGGAGCGGATCATCGCCACCGCCGAGGGCAACGGCCCCGTCAATGCCCTGGACGAGGCACTGCGCACGGCATTGAGCAAGCACTTCCCGCAGCTGGCGAGCCTGGAACTGACCGATTACAAGGTCCGCATCCTGGAGGGCTCCCACGGCACCGGTGCCATCACCAGGGTCCTGCTGGAGACGACGGACGACCTGACGACCTGGGTGACGGTGGGCGTACACGAAAACGTGGTCGAGGCGAGCTGGCACGCGCTGGTGGACGCCCTGACCTACGGCCTGTCCCGCACCAAGACCTGA
- a CDS encoding carboxymuconolactone decarboxylase family protein has product MGIDALMAALPDYAKDIRLNLGSVIDDSLLTEQQLWGTLLASAIAARSAVVIREVGADAVLHLGAEALQAAKAAASIMAMSNVFYRAKDLIGDEAYLSLPARLRMTAVGRPGVDRVDFKLWCLGVSAVHGCGVCLSSHSAAVVAAGIAVEVAHEVFRVAAVVHAVAVTVDGEAALGSTLGVGDPGMGHPQPPSWSR; this is encoded by the coding sequence ATGGGCATCGACGCACTCATGGCAGCCCTGCCGGACTACGCGAAGGACATTCGGCTCAATCTTGGTTCGGTCATCGACGACTCCCTCCTCACCGAGCAGCAGCTCTGGGGGACTCTGCTGGCCAGCGCCATCGCCGCTCGGAGCGCTGTGGTGATCCGCGAGGTCGGCGCCGACGCGGTCCTGCACCTCGGTGCCGAGGCATTGCAGGCGGCCAAGGCAGCGGCCTCGATCATGGCGATGAGCAATGTGTTCTATCGGGCCAAGGATCTGATCGGGGACGAGGCGTATCTGTCGTTGCCTGCGCGACTGCGGATGACCGCGGTGGGGCGGCCCGGGGTGGACAGGGTGGATTTCAAGCTGTGGTGCCTGGGGGTCAGCGCCGTTCATGGGTGCGGGGTGTGTTTGTCCTCGCACTCCGCGGCGGTGGTGGCCGCTGGGATTGCGGTGGAGGTGGCGCACGAAGTGTTTCGGGTGGCTGCTGTGGTTCATGCGGTTGCGGTCACTGTGGACGGTGAGGCCGCATTGGGGTCGACCTTGGGGGTAGGTGATCCCGGCATGGGGCACCCCCAACCCCCGTCGTGGTCACGGTGA
- a CDS encoding TetR/AcrR family transcriptional regulator, with protein sequence MSDTKTKLMDGAIAAIKEHGIAGASARAIATSAGVNQALVFYHFGTVDELLTAACQRATAERVETYAERFAGVTSLRGLLAVGRQLHDEEQELGNVTLLAQLLAGARTNPVLAAACAQSLKMWSASIEAVLTRVLTGSPFADLADIGGLSRAISAAFLGLELYEGVDPAGAAQALDALDQLGILMEVVDELSPMAKKLVRSRLRKATR encoded by the coding sequence ATGTCGGATACCAAGACGAAGCTGATGGACGGCGCGATCGCGGCGATCAAGGAACACGGGATCGCGGGCGCCTCGGCGCGGGCTATCGCCACCTCGGCCGGGGTCAACCAGGCTCTCGTCTTCTATCACTTCGGCACCGTCGACGAACTGCTCACCGCGGCGTGCCAGCGGGCGACCGCCGAGCGGGTGGAGACCTACGCGGAGCGCTTCGCCGGGGTGACGAGCCTGCGCGGGCTGCTCGCCGTCGGCCGGCAGCTGCACGACGAGGAGCAGGAGCTCGGCAACGTCACCCTGCTGGCACAGCTCCTCGCGGGTGCCCGGACCAACCCGGTGCTCGCCGCGGCCTGCGCGCAGTCGCTGAAGATGTGGTCGGCCTCGATCGAGGCGGTCCTCACCCGGGTCCTCACCGGCTCCCCCTTCGCCGACCTCGCCGACATCGGCGGTCTGTCCAGGGCGATCTCCGCGGCGTTCCTGGGCCTGGAGCTCTACGAGGGCGTGGACCCCGCAGGCGCGGCCCAGGCCCTGGACGCCCTGGACCAGCTGGGCATCCTCATGGAGGTGGTCGACGAGCTGAGCCCCATGGCGAAGAAGCTCGTCCGCTCCCGCCTCCGCAAGGCCACCCGCTGA
- a CDS encoding endonuclease/exonuclease/phosphatase family protein, with protein sequence MWRRALVWAAVVPGAVWAVFRLIGWDDRYPTTQLMAFTPYVALGALVLVPVVAWTRRWGATAVAAVTAVALVACVLPRAFTDSDPQAGATGLDLRVATSNVYAGRADPAEIIRLARVHRVDLLAVQEMTDDWLARADAAGIGDVFAYRYVAIDAGQDGSALFSRYELRDGATRRVGDSWFRQAHADLVLPGGVTVAVESVHAASPYSAEMVGYWRASYRDEPPATPDGRLRVLLGDFNATLDHAPVRRLVDTGYRDAAEVTGDGFVGTWGPYDGDLLPPVTIDHVLADRRIGVRDCHVFGLPGGDHRMLLAELVLP encoded by the coding sequence ATGTGGAGACGAGCGCTCGTGTGGGCGGCGGTGGTCCCGGGTGCGGTATGGGCGGTGTTTCGACTCATCGGTTGGGATGACCGGTACCCGACAACTCAATTGATGGCTTTCACTCCCTATGTTGCGCTGGGTGCGTTGGTGCTCGTACCCGTCGTCGCCTGGACGCGGCGGTGGGGCGCGACGGCCGTCGCTGCCGTGACCGCCGTCGCGCTGGTGGCCTGTGTGCTGCCGCGAGCGTTCACCGACAGCGACCCGCAGGCCGGGGCCACGGGGCTCGACCTGCGGGTCGCCACCAGCAACGTCTACGCCGGGAGGGCCGATCCGGCCGAGATCATCCGGCTGGCCCGGGTGCACCGGGTGGATCTGCTCGCCGTGCAGGAGATGACCGACGATTGGCTGGCGAGGGCGGATGCGGCGGGGATCGGCGACGTCTTCGCCTATCGCTATGTGGCGATCGACGCGGGGCAGGACGGCTCGGCCCTCTTCTCCCGCTACGAGCTGCGTGACGGAGCCACCAGGCGGGTCGGCGACTCCTGGTTCCGGCAGGCCCACGCCGACCTGGTCCTGCCCGGCGGCGTGACGGTCGCGGTGGAGTCGGTGCACGCCGCCTCGCCCTACAGCGCCGAGATGGTCGGCTACTGGCGGGCCAGCTATCGGGACGAGCCGCCCGCCACGCCGGACGGCCGGCTCCGGGTGCTGCTCGGCGACTTCAACGCCACCCTCGACCACGCACCGGTACGCCGACTCGTCGACACCGGTTACCGCGACGCCGCCGAGGTGACCGGTGACGGGTTCGTCGGCACGTGGGGGCCCTATGACGGGGACCTCCTCCCGCCCGTGACCATCGATCACGTGCTCGCCGACCGGCGGATCGGCGTCCGCGACTGCCACGTCTTCGGACTGCCGGGAGGTGACCACCGGATGCTCCTCGCGGAGCTCGTCCTACCCTAG